A portion of the Rhodanobacter sp. AS-Z3 genome contains these proteins:
- a CDS encoding thiazole synthase — MHLYDIELDSRLLLGSARYPSPAMLADAVRASGTEVVTVSLRREGGGQRSGQGFWSLIRQLGVRVLPNTAGCHSVKEAVTTARMARDIFQTRWIKLEVIGDADTLQPDVFGLVEAAAELSADGFEVFPYTTEDLVVADRLLQAGCRVLMPWGAPIGSGRGLNNVFGLRALRAHFPEVPLIVDAGIGRPSHAAAAMELGVDGVLLNTAVAMAGDPVAMAGAFARAIEAGRAGFEAQPMEPRDLAVPSTPIAGKAWLP; from the coding sequence ATGCATCTCTATGACATCGAATTGGACTCCCGCTTGCTGCTGGGCAGCGCGCGCTATCCCTCACCGGCGATGCTGGCCGACGCGGTTCGCGCATCCGGTACGGAAGTGGTCACCGTGTCGTTGCGGCGCGAGGGCGGCGGGCAGCGCAGCGGACAAGGGTTCTGGTCACTGATCCGCCAACTTGGCGTGCGTGTGCTTCCGAACACCGCCGGCTGCCATTCGGTGAAGGAAGCGGTGACGACGGCGAGAATGGCACGCGACATCTTCCAGACGCGGTGGATCAAGCTGGAGGTGATCGGTGACGCCGACACGCTGCAGCCGGATGTTTTTGGCCTGGTCGAAGCCGCCGCCGAACTGAGCGCCGATGGCTTCGAGGTGTTTCCGTACACCACCGAGGATCTGGTCGTGGCGGATCGGCTGCTGCAAGCGGGTTGCCGCGTACTGATGCCATGGGGTGCGCCGATCGGCAGTGGCCGCGGGCTCAACAATGTCTTCGGCCTGCGCGCGCTGCGCGCCCACTTCCCCGAAGTGCCGCTGATCGTCGACGCCGGTATCGGTCGACCATCGCATGCCGCAGCGGCGATGGAACTGGGCGTCGACGGCGTGTTGTTGAATACCGCCGTGGCGATGGCCGGCGACCCGGTGGCGATGGCCGGCGCGTTTGCGCGCGCGATCGAAGCGGGGCGCGCCGGTTTCGAAGCACAGCCGATGGAGCCGCGCGATCTTGCCGTGCCGTCGACGCCGATAGCGGGCAAGGCATGGCTGCCATGA
- the thiO gene encoding glycine oxidase ThiO produces the protein MRVTIIGAGVAGLVTAMELAKRGIWVDVVERSEQLGTQACAWFAGGMLAPWCEQATAEPQVAALGTEAIGWWQQHVEDTVRRGTLVVAASRDVGELALFARRTERFESVDARQISALEPELAGRFQQGLFFADEAHLDPRHAMQTLAAKLRTMGVTIRYGVNADVERMETDQLIDCRGMAARDTLKDLRGVRGEMILLRAPEIQLSRPVRLLHPRFGLYVVPRGDGIFMLGGTLLESSSYAPVTVRSAMDILNAAYTLHPAFAEGEILELGVGVRPAFPDNLPRVFRRGHTIHVNGLYRHGFLLAPAMALQAAQMVCSHAKETSSCISL, from the coding sequence ATGCGCGTCACCATCATCGGTGCCGGCGTTGCCGGGTTGGTGACGGCGATGGAGTTGGCCAAACGCGGCATCTGGGTCGACGTTGTCGAACGGTCGGAGCAGTTGGGTACTCAGGCCTGCGCTTGGTTTGCCGGCGGCATGCTGGCGCCGTGGTGCGAACAAGCCACCGCCGAACCGCAAGTGGCGGCGCTCGGCACCGAGGCGATTGGATGGTGGCAACAACATGTCGAGGACACTGTGCGGCGCGGCACCCTGGTGGTCGCCGCCAGTCGCGATGTCGGTGAACTGGCCTTGTTTGCCCGGCGTACCGAGCGCTTCGAGTCGGTCGATGCACGCCAGATCAGCGCGCTGGAACCGGAACTGGCAGGACGCTTTCAGCAAGGACTGTTCTTCGCGGACGAAGCCCACCTGGACCCGCGCCACGCGATGCAGACGCTTGCCGCAAAGCTGCGCACCATGGGCGTCACCATCCGCTACGGGGTGAACGCGGACGTCGAACGCATGGAAACGGATCAGCTGATCGACTGCCGTGGCATGGCCGCGCGCGACACCCTGAAGGATCTGCGTGGCGTACGCGGCGAGATGATTCTGCTGCGCGCACCGGAGATCCAGCTGTCACGCCCGGTGCGGCTGCTGCACCCGCGTTTCGGACTGTATGTGGTGCCCCGTGGCGACGGCATCTTCATGCTCGGCGGCACCCTGCTGGAAAGCAGCAGCTACGCACCGGTTACCGTGCGTTCGGCGATGGACATTCTCAATGCCGCCTACACCTTGCATCCGGCATTCGCCGAGGGAGAGATCCTCGAACTCGGTGTGGGCGTGCGCCCGGCGTTTCCCGACAACCTGCCGCGGGTGTTCCGCCGCGGTCACACCATCCACGTCAACGGACTCTATCGCCACGGCTTCCTGTTGGCTCCAGCGATGGCACTACAAGCCGCACAGATGGTCTGCTCCCACGCCAAGGAAACTTCCTCATGCATATCCTTGTGA
- a CDS encoding HesA/MoeB/ThiF family protein, producing MTARYARQIVLPEVGDIGQARLASAKVLVVGAGGLGCPVLQYLAAAGVGELVLIDHDVVEETNLHRQPLYTMTDIGAFKVDAARAALLRLNPTLLVSALAQRLAVGNAAALVTAVDVVVDAADSLATTYVLSDACLQRDKPLISASAVGLAGYVGGFCGGAPSYRAVFPDMPERAANCSSAGVLGSLLGIIGSLQAQCVLQLLLGISPSPLGRLLSFDARRLTFGGFAFHNTSEPAADPLHFIDIGDVTTDDLVVDLRGLEEAPVPALAQALRFTADDIDAFAASYSPGKNRVVLCCPSGVRAWRAARLLQKHHFENIALLALAGSRT from the coding sequence ATGACCGCTCGCTATGCACGTCAGATCGTCCTGCCTGAAGTCGGCGACATCGGTCAGGCTCGACTTGCCAGTGCGAAGGTTCTGGTGGTGGGCGCCGGCGGCCTTGGCTGTCCGGTACTGCAGTATCTGGCTGCGGCCGGGGTCGGCGAGCTGGTGCTGATTGACCATGACGTGGTCGAGGAAACCAATCTGCATCGGCAGCCGCTGTACACGATGACCGATATCGGCGCGTTCAAGGTCGACGCTGCCCGTGCCGCCCTGCTGCGGCTGAACCCGACCCTTCTGGTCAGCGCATTGGCACAACGACTTGCCGTCGGCAATGCTGCGGCTTTGGTCACCGCAGTCGACGTCGTGGTCGATGCCGCGGACAGCCTCGCCACCACGTACGTCTTGAGCGACGCGTGTCTGCAGCGCGACAAACCCCTGATCAGTGCATCGGCCGTAGGCCTGGCTGGTTACGTTGGAGGGTTCTGCGGCGGCGCACCCAGCTATCGTGCCGTGTTTCCCGACATGCCCGAACGCGCGGCGAACTGCAGCAGTGCCGGCGTGCTTGGCAGTCTGCTCGGCATCATCGGCAGCCTGCAGGCGCAATGCGTGTTGCAACTGTTGCTGGGTATCTCGCCGTCGCCGTTGGGGCGCCTGCTGAGCTTTGACGCGCGCCGACTCACGTTCGGTGGTTTCGCCTTCCACAACACCAGCGAGCCGGCCGCTGACCCGCTGCATTTCATCGACATCGGCGATGTCACGACCGATGACCTGGTGGTGGATTTGCGTGGACTGGAGGAAGCTCCCGTGCCAGCTTTGGCACAGGCGCTGCGCTTCACCGCAGATGACATCGATGCGTTTGCAGCCAGCTACTCGCCGGGCAAGAATCGCGTCGTACTGTGCTGTCCAAGCGGAGTCCGTGCCTGGCGTGCGGCACGCCTGCTACAAAAACACCATTTCGAAAATATCGCCCTGCTCGCGCTAGCCGGCAGCCGCACATGA
- a CDS encoding thiamine phosphate synthase, translated as MTALPAFYPIVDSADWVARLMPLGIGWVQLRIKQQPVDIVRREVRAALAMCRVQAVTLVVNDHWQIALDEGAEFIHLGQQDLLDADIRAIRTGGIKFGISTHDHHELNAALALDPDYVALGPVYHTTLKHMPWAPQGLSRISEWKRRVGDRPLVAIGGITLERAPGCFDAGADCVAVVSDVTRHADPCARVCDWVAATRVPS; from the coding sequence ATGACGGCACTTCCGGCGTTCTATCCCATTGTCGACAGCGCCGACTGGGTGGCTCGACTGATGCCACTGGGTATCGGCTGGGTGCAGTTGCGCATCAAGCAACAGCCGGTCGATATCGTTCGCCGCGAAGTACGTGCGGCACTGGCCATGTGTCGCGTGCAAGCGGTGACCTTGGTGGTCAACGACCACTGGCAGATCGCACTCGATGAAGGTGCGGAGTTCATCCATCTCGGCCAGCAGGATCTGCTCGACGCCGACATCAGGGCAATCCGCACAGGTGGGATCAAGTTCGGCATCAGCACGCACGATCACCACGAACTGAACGCGGCACTGGCGCTTGACCCCGATTACGTGGCGCTGGGTCCGGTCTACCACACCACGCTCAAGCACATGCCATGGGCACCGCAGGGCTTGTCGCGCATCAGCGAGTGGAAACGGCGGGTGGGTGATCGGCCCCTGGTAGCCATCGGCGGCATCACCTTGGAACGCGCGCCCGGTTGCTTCGACGCCGGCGCGGATTGCGTCGCCGTGGTCAGCGACGTCACGCGTCATGCCGATCCTTGCGCGCGCGTTTGCGACTGGGTCGCTGCCACCCGGGTTCCCTCATGA
- the thiS gene encoding sulfur carrier protein ThiS → MHILVNGIAHDVQATTLAQALDALNYRQAIVATALNATFVPVDQRDSTVLTEGDVLEILAPMQGG, encoded by the coding sequence ATGCATATCCTTGTGAACGGCATCGCCCATGACGTGCAAGCGACCACGCTGGCACAGGCGCTGGACGCACTCAATTATCGACAAGCCATTGTCGCCACCGCCCTGAATGCGACGTTCGTACCGGTCGATCAGCGCGACAGTACCGTGCTGACCGAGGGCGACGTGCTGGAAATTCTCGCGCCGATGCAAGGCGGGTGA